A single genomic interval of uncultured Desulfobulbus sp. harbors:
- a CDS encoding prepilin-type N-terminal cleavage/methylation domain-containing protein, giving the protein MTAKGQDGYTLLELLVVVAILAAISFIASGTFKGVAEHADERLAYSEMQQIASALRQFKADTGYFPREGVFRLTADGGEVTTVPSHDDGSDDEWFYSPANLYQLLATTSPLPATHPLATWNAETGRGWRGPYLSGFADGEVNIGDDLNPTDPDLADNDSGDPTAGTMVDVVGIADPFDHKPIGSIFQWSNIPSGDAWGRPYLFLQTAASPNRWQLVSMGPDGAYNTGDDIVLPVQ; this is encoded by the coding sequence GTTGTCGCCATCCTGGCGGCCATCTCCTTCATCGCCTCGGGCACCTTCAAGGGGGTGGCCGAACACGCCGACGAACGGCTCGCCTACAGCGAGATGCAGCAGATCGCAAGCGCCCTGCGCCAGTTCAAGGCGGATACCGGCTATTTCCCTCGGGAGGGTGTGTTCCGGCTGACCGCCGATGGCGGCGAGGTGACCACCGTGCCCAGCCATGACGACGGCAGCGATGATGAATGGTTCTATTCGCCGGCCAACCTCTACCAGTTGCTGGCCACGACCAGCCCCCTGCCCGCGACCCATCCGCTGGCCACCTGGAACGCGGAGACCGGGCGCGGCTGGCGCGGCCCTTACCTGAGCGGCTTTGCCGACGGCGAGGTCAACATCGGTGACGATCTCAACCCAACGGACCCCGATCTCGCCGACAATGACTCCGGCGACCCCACCGCCGGGACCATGGTGGATGTGGTCGGCATCGCCGACCCCTTTGATCACAAACCCATAGGGTCGATCTTTCAGTGGAGCAATATTCCCTCAGGCGACGCCTGGGGGCGGCCCTATCTGTTTCTCCAGACCGCCGCCTCGCCGAACCGGTGGCAACTGGTCAGCATGGGGCCGGATGGAGCATACAACACCGGCGACGATATTGTCCTGCCGGTGCAATAA
- a CDS encoding prepilin-type N-terminal cleavage/methylation domain-containing protein, translating into MERTRDNMAGFTLLELLLVVTILSAVAWMSLGVVTNNTDQLHFEDTKNRLQAIRRAIIGDTSRTVNGGPEVRGYVADMGRLPAKLQALVAQNYCDGLPQYSNSTDCGTAGGTWIIQTGSAYDSTTGLWAGWNGPYLPPGFGSTGTYLDGWGNNWNYSVSASGDLTVQSYGRDGASGGSDFDADYPDSTTPLITANEYSLNFTKLEVVFDFKSSSQCYVCQVSSGGYSNISDKNSCVSSGFTWKSLQDSSGASGCASYLGEDVNGDSVINQSDIIWQPSVNVCLAVSYNKNGIFFKDSTNLPYITTASKTISYNGDRATVWFDFATSSVFYLGAAAFAIVEADSGGNCPITQFTSANSFPTGAPLWTPFTYVPGTALQPFERKITSY; encoded by the coding sequence ATGGAAAGAACGCGGGATAACATGGCCGGGTTCACCCTCCTCGAGCTCCTGCTGGTGGTGACCATCCTCTCCGCCGTGGCCTGGATGAGCCTGGGGGTGGTGACCAACAACACCGACCAGCTCCATTTCGAGGACACCAAAAACCGGCTGCAGGCCATCCGCCGGGCCATCATCGGCGACACCTCGCGCACGGTCAACGGCGGCCCCGAGGTGCGCGGCTATGTGGCGGACATGGGGCGGCTGCCGGCGAAGTTGCAGGCCCTGGTTGCACAGAACTACTGTGACGGCCTCCCCCAGTACAGCAACAGCACCGATTGCGGCACAGCGGGCGGCACCTGGATCATCCAGACAGGTTCAGCCTACGATTCGACCACAGGCCTTTGGGCGGGGTGGAACGGGCCCTACCTGCCGCCTGGCTTCGGCAGTACCGGCACATACCTGGATGGCTGGGGCAATAACTGGAACTACAGCGTTTCTGCCAGCGGCGACCTGACTGTGCAGAGCTATGGCCGTGATGGGGCAAGTGGCGGTTCTGATTTTGATGCTGATTATCCAGATAGTACTACCCCTTTGATAACTGCAAATGAGTATAGCCTCAATTTTACGAAATTAGAGGTGGTTTTTGATTTTAAGTCCTCATCTCAATGTTATGTGTGTCAGGTTTCTTCAGGGGGCTATTCGAATATTTCAGATAAAAATTCTTGTGTATCGAGTGGTTTTACATGGAAATCTCTTCAAGATTCATCTGGGGCTAGTGGATGTGCATCGTACTTAGGTGAAGATGTCAATGGTGATTCTGTAATTAACCAGAGTGATATCATATGGCAACCATCTGTAAATGTTTGTCTTGCAGTATCTTATAATAAAAATGGAATTTTTTTTAAAGATTCGACCAATTTGCCATATATAACAACTGCATCTAAGACAATCTCATATAATGGGGATAGGGCAACCGTATGGTTTGATTTCGCTACCAGCTCAGTGTTTTACCTTGGTGCTGCGGCCTTTGCAATTGTAGAGGCGGATAGTGGTGGCAACTGTCCGATTACTCAGTTTACCAGCGCCAACTCTTTTCCAACCGGTGCGCCACTCTGGACCCCATTTACCTATGTTCCTGGAACTGCGCTGCAACCATTTGAACGGAAAATTACTTCTTATTGA